A part of Brachybacterium faecium DSM 4810 genomic DNA contains:
- a CDS encoding pyridoxamine-phosphate oxidase (PFAM: Pyridoxine 5'-phosphate oxidase C-terminal dimerisation region; Pyridoxamine 5'-phosphate oxidase~TIGRFAM: pyridoxamine-phosphate oxidase), with protein MTDSAAHRRLAAERTDYLAASLPDEAPEDPLALFATWLEEAFARRESHGAPSDPSAVVLSTVALGEDGAPRPRSRTVLLKDQDADGFVVYTNLESDKAHEIAATPRAALLMPWYVLQRQVRIEGTVELLADADSDAYWAQRPRGSQLGAWASHQSREIASREALDAQFAEVSARFEGQSVPRPPFWGGLRIHPERLEFWQGRENRFHDRIAYLRTAEGTWTRHRLQP; from the coding sequence ATGACCGACAGCGCCGCCCACCGCCGCCTCGCCGCGGAGCGCACCGACTACCTCGCCGCCTCGCTGCCCGATGAGGCACCGGAGGATCCGCTGGCCCTGTTCGCCACCTGGCTCGAGGAGGCCTTCGCGCGCCGCGAGTCGCACGGCGCCCCCTCCGATCCGTCGGCCGTGGTGCTGTCCACCGTGGCGCTCGGCGAGGACGGCGCCCCGCGCCCGCGCTCGCGCACCGTGCTGCTGAAGGATCAGGACGCCGACGGGTTCGTGGTCTACACGAACCTCGAGTCCGACAAGGCGCACGAGATCGCGGCGACGCCCCGGGCCGCGCTGCTGATGCCCTGGTACGTGCTGCAGCGCCAGGTGCGGATCGAGGGCACCGTCGAGCTGCTCGCGGACGCCGACTCCGACGCCTACTGGGCCCAGCGTCCGCGCGGCTCGCAGCTGGGGGCGTGGGCCTCGCACCAGTCCCGCGAGATCGCCTCGCGAGAAGCGCTCGATGCCCAGTTCGCCGAGGTCAGCGCCCGTTTCGAGGGACAGTCGGTGCCGCGGCCGCCGTTCTGGGGCGGCCTGCGGATCCACCCGGAGCGCCTCGAGTTCTGGCAGGGCCGCGAGAACCGCTTCCATGACCGGATCGCCTACCTGCGCACCGCCGAGGGCACCTGG